The Rhodococcus triatomae genome includes a window with the following:
- a CDS encoding PLD nuclease N-terminal domain-containing protein has translation MARKRWSELSTPQRVGVATLSTVQIGLAVAAWADLARRDKAQVNGRKATWAAIISINFVGPLSYFRWGRRN, from the coding sequence ATGGCACGCAAGCGCTGGTCCGAATTGAGTACCCCGCAGCGGGTGGGGGTGGCCACGTTGTCCACGGTCCAGATCGGACTCGCCGTCGCCGCATGGGCGGATCTGGCGCGCCGGGACAAGGCACAGGTCAACGGACGCAAGGCAACCTGGGCCGCGATCATCTCGATCAACTTCGTCGGCCCGCTGTCCTACTTCCGCTGGGGTCGCCGCAACTGA
- the menE gene encoding o-succinylbenzoate--CoA ligase — MTTVLDLLPVPAGGQVLGLLPRLESVLAGGVPALAPVPADDARETRRLADALRPGEEVDESVALVVATSGTTGVPKGALLTAAALRASGEATHARLGGTGSWLLALPAHHIAGVQVLLRSVLAGTEPVVVDVATGFDPSTLPNAVAAMSGPRRYTSLVPTQLVKALEHPEAVAALADLDAVLLGGAATPAPVLARATNAGITVVRTYGMSETCGGCVYDGIPLGGARVRIDDDGRVLLGGAMLASGYRGLPDHPAFAEPGWFRTDDAGTLTDGVLAITGRLDEAVSTGGLTVVPQVVEAALAGHPGIAECAVFGVPDPRLGHRVVVAVVPAGPQPPDLESIREFACRTVDATAAPREVHIVDRLPLRGPGKVDRAALRDALG; from the coding sequence GTGACGACAGTGCTCGATCTGCTTCCGGTTCCCGCGGGCGGCCAGGTACTCGGCCTCCTCCCCCGCCTCGAATCCGTCCTTGCCGGCGGTGTCCCTGCGCTGGCGCCGGTTCCCGCCGACGACGCCCGCGAGACCCGGCGGCTCGCCGACGCGCTACGCCCCGGCGAGGAGGTGGACGAGTCGGTGGCACTCGTGGTGGCGACCTCGGGCACGACGGGCGTTCCCAAGGGAGCCCTGCTCACCGCCGCTGCTCTCCGTGCCAGCGGCGAGGCGACGCACGCCCGACTGGGCGGCACGGGGTCGTGGCTCCTGGCGCTTCCGGCACACCACATCGCCGGAGTGCAGGTTCTCCTGCGCAGCGTGCTCGCCGGAACCGAGCCGGTCGTGGTCGACGTCGCGACGGGCTTCGACCCGTCCACGCTCCCGAACGCCGTGGCCGCGATGAGTGGACCGCGGCGCTACACCTCGCTCGTGCCCACCCAGCTGGTGAAAGCGCTCGAGCACCCGGAAGCGGTGGCCGCGCTGGCCGACCTCGACGCCGTTCTGCTGGGTGGGGCGGCGACCCCGGCACCGGTGCTGGCCCGCGCCACGAACGCCGGCATCACCGTGGTCCGCACCTACGGGATGAGCGAGACCTGCGGTGGTTGCGTGTACGACGGCATCCCTCTCGGCGGAGCGCGGGTCCGGATCGACGACGACGGGCGGGTACTGCTCGGTGGGGCGATGCTCGCGTCCGGCTATCGGGGGCTGCCCGACCATCCGGCGTTCGCCGAACCGGGCTGGTTCCGCACCGACGACGCGGGCACCCTGACCGACGGGGTACTCGCGATCACCGGCAGGCTGGACGAGGCCGTCTCCACCGGCGGGCTCACGGTCGTCCCCCAGGTGGTGGAGGCTGCCCTCGCGGGGCATCCGGGCATCGCGGAATGTGCGGTGTTCGGTGTTCCCGATCCACGGCTCGGGCACCGCGTCGTAGTGGCCGTCGTCCCGGCCGGTCCGCAACCACCCGATCTCGAATCGATTCGTGAATTCGCCTGCCGGACGGTGGATGCCACCGCCGCCCCCCGCGAGGTGCACATCGTCGACCGGCTACCGCTGCGGGGCCCGGGGAAGGTCGATCGCGCTGCGTTACGCGACGCTCTCGGCTGA